A single window of Jaculus jaculus isolate mJacJac1 chromosome 14, mJacJac1.mat.Y.cur, whole genome shotgun sequence DNA harbors:
- the Znf579 gene encoding zinc finger protein 579 produces MDPQPPPPAQGSPPHRGRGRGRGRTGRGRGRGRGRGRGGAGTPRAPLPCPTCGRLFRFPYYLSRHRLSHSGLRPHACPLCPKAFRRPAHLSRHLRGHGPQPPLRCAACPRTFPEPAQLRRHLAQEHAGGEVELVTERVVKEEEEEEEEAEISWGPQDEGVEQPTPAVARAEEEEEEEAEAATTWPETWPAAEPPAPVEAPPSSIEPRVSEAEEAEAGAAELRAELALAAGRQEEKQVLLQADWTLLCLRCREAFATKGELKAHPCLRPEGEQEGEGGPPPRPKRHQCSICLKAFARPWSLSRHRLVHSTDRPFVCPDCGLAFRLASYLRQHRRVHGPLSLLAPLPGAGKKDDKASGGRNSGKGPEGGEGAECGGASAGGEDGQNGGDAAPARPPAGEPRFWCPECGKGFRRRAHLRQHGVTHSGARPFQCVRCQREFKRLADLARHAQVHAGGPAPHPCPRCPRRFSRAYSLLRHQRCHRAELERAELERVAALQALQTQASQSPPTLPLKQEAEGLPLPMAHIKEEPPSPGTPPQSPPPPPVFLSASCFDSQDHSAFEMEDDEVDSKAHLRGLGGLTS; encoded by the coding sequence ATGGATCCTCAGCCCCCTCCGCCTGCCCAGGGCAGCCCACCTCACCGTGGCCgaggccggggccggggccggacAGGCCGAGGCCGTGGTCGAGGTCGTGGCCGTGGCAGGGGGGGCGCTGGAACCCCTCGGGCACCTCTGCCCTGTCCTACCTGTGGCCGCCTCTTCCGTTTCCCCTACTACCTCTCCAGGCACCGGCTGAGCCACTCGGGCCTCCGGCCGCACGCCTGTCCTCTGTGTCCCAAGGCCTTCCGGAGGCCTGCCCACCTGTCCCGCCACCTGCGTGGCCACGGCCCCCAGCCCCCGCTGCGCTGCGCCGCCTGCCCGCGCACCTTCCCCGAGCCCGCCCAGCTTAGGCGCCACCTGGCCCAGGAGCACGCAGGGGGCGAAGTGGAGCTGGTCACCGAGAGGGtagtgaaggaggaggaggaggaggaggaggaggctgagaTCAGCTGGGGTCCTCAGGACGAGGGCGTGGAGCAGCCCACCCCTGCTGTAGCccgggcagaggaggaggaggaggaggaggcggaggcgGCGACAACTTGGCCAGAGACGTGGCCAGCGGCAGAGCCACCGGCCCCGGTGGAGGCACCACCCTCGAGTATCGAACCCCGGGTGTCCGAGGCCGAGGAGGCGGAGGCCGGGGCAGCCGAGCTGCGGGCCGAGTTGGCGTTGGCCGCAGGGCGGCAGGAGGAGAAACAGGTCCTTCTCCAGGCCGACTGGACACTGCTGTGCCTCCGCTGTCGCGAAGCCTTTGCCACCAAGGGCGAGCTCAAAGCGCACCCATGCCTGCGCCCCGAGGGCGAGCAGGAGGGCGAAGGGGGACCCCCGCCACGCCCCAAGCGACATCAGTGCTCCATCTGCCTCAAGGCCTTCGCCAGGCCCTGGTCCCTGTCGCGCCACCGGCTTGTCCACTCCACCGACCGTCCATTTGTGTGCCCAGACTGTGGCCTGGCCTTCCGCCTCGCCTCCTACCTTCGCCAGCATCGCCGCGTCCACGGCCCGCTCAGCCTGCTGGCACCGCTGCCCGGGGCTGGCAAGAAGGACGACAAGGCCTCGGGTGGACGGAACTCAGGAAAAGGTCCCGAGGGAGGCGAAGGAGCCGAATGTGGGGGTGCCTCAGCGGGGGGTGAAGATGGGCAGAATGGGGGAGATGCTGCCCCAGCCCGACCCCCTGCAGGGGAGCCACGTTTCTGGTGTCCCGAGTGTGGCAAAGGTTTTCGGCGCCGGGCACACCTTCGTCAACATGGGGTGACCCATTCCGGGGCGCGCCCCTTCCAGTGCGTGCGCTGCCAACGAGAGTTCAAACGCCTGGCGGACCTGGCCCGTCACGCTCAAGTTCACGCGGGGGGCCCTGCGCCGCATCCGTGCCCACGCTGCCCACGGCGCttctccagggcctacagcctctTGCGCCACCAGCGTTGCCACCGCGCGGAGCTGGAAAGGGCAGAGTTGGAGAGGGTGGCGGCGCTGCAGGCTCTGCAGACCCAGGCTTCACAGTCGCCGCCGACCCTGCCTCTTAAGCAGGAGGCAGAAGGGCTACCTCTGCCCATGGCACACATCAAGGAAGAGCCGCCCTCGCCGGGCACCCCACCCCAGTCCCCACCGCCTCCCCCGGTCTTCCTCAGCGCCTCCTGTTTTGACAGCCAAGACCACTCAGCCTTCGAGATGGAGGATGACGAGGTGGACAGCAAAGCCCACCTACGAGGGCTGGGGGGCCTGACCTCCTGA